One Lentimicrobiaceae bacterium DNA window includes the following coding sequences:
- a CDS encoding adenylate kinase, with the protein MLNIIIFGAPGAGKGTQSVKIASHYNLVHVSTGDILRNEIKQQSALGAQAKTFMDKGELVPDDLLIAIINSVMMKNQNTKGIILDGFPRTKVQAQALDNLLDTRKTPVSAVIALEADEEELIARLLNRALELGRADDKEDVIRQRLEVYNKQTSPLIDYYRLQGKFIPVKGVGSVDEIFDNLCKIINTIK; encoded by the coding sequence ATGCTGAATATTATAATTTTTGGAGCACCTGGTGCCGGTAAGGGAACCCAGTCGGTTAAAATTGCTTCCCATTACAATCTTGTACACGTATCTACCGGAGATATTTTGCGCAATGAAATAAAACAACAGAGTGCTTTGGGCGCTCAGGCAAAAACTTTTATGGATAAAGGTGAATTGGTTCCCGATGACTTGCTGATTGCGATTATCAATTCGGTGATGATGAAGAACCAAAATACAAAAGGAATTATCCTCGATGGCTTTCCGCGCACAAAAGTACAGGCTCAGGCGCTCGACAATTTGTTGGATACACGCAAAACTCCTGTATCGGCAGTGATTGCCCTCGAAGCCGATGAAGAAGAGTTGATTGCCCGCCTACTCAATCGTGCCCTCGAGCTTGGGCGTGCCGACGACAAGGAAGATGTAATACGTCAAAGACTTGAGGTTTATAACAAACAAACCTCTCCATTAATTGATTATTACCGTTTGCAGGGAAAGTTTATTCCAGTGAAAGGTGTAGGCAGTGTTGACGAAATTTTTGACAATCTCTGTAAAATAATTAATACTATAAAATAA
- the hpt gene encoding hypoxanthine phosphoribosyltransferase has protein sequence MQIQVKDKQFALFIKAEEIDMAISKVAENINHDYKGKIPLFLGILNGSFMFASDLLKKITVDCEISFVKIASYAGTQSTGKINNLIGLNEDIKGRHIIILEDIVDTGHTLASLLKYLESFKPASVKIATCLFKPAAFTKEYTVDYVGKNIPNDFIVGYGLDYDGFGRNLPDIYKIV, from the coding sequence ATGCAGATTCAAGTTAAGGACAAACAATTCGCACTATTTATCAAAGCAGAAGAAATTGATATGGCAATTTCTAAAGTTGCTGAAAATATCAATCATGATTACAAAGGTAAAATTCCTTTATTTCTTGGAATCCTTAATGGCTCGTTTATGTTTGCTTCCGATTTACTGAAAAAAATTACAGTAGATTGTGAAATTTCTTTTGTGAAAATAGCTTCTTATGCCGGAACACAAAGTACAGGTAAAATTAACAACCTGATTGGCTTAAACGAAGATATAAAAGGACGGCACATCATCATTCTTGAAGATATTGTTGATACCGGACACACTTTGGCATCTCTGCTTAAATATCTGGAATCATTTAAACCGGCAAGTGTAAAAATAGCCACCTGCCTTTTCAAACCTGCAGCTTTTACAAAGGAATACACAGTTGATTATGTGGGAAAAAACATTCCAAACGATTTCATTGTAGGATATGGTCTGGATTACGATGGCTTCGGAAGAAACCTTCCCGATATTTATAAAATTGTTTAA